A region of the Stieleria neptunia genome:
AAGGCGAAGATAAACCGCTCAAATATCCCACCATCTTTAACACCGCCGACGTGGCTGTGATCACCAAAATGGATCTGGCGGCCGCCGTCGAATTCGACGCCGCCGAGGCAAAGCGTAGCCTGCAATCCGTCCGGCCGGGAATCGAAACCTTCGACGTTTCCGCCAAGACCGGCGAGGGAATGGCGGAGCTGCTGCAGCGACTGCGGAGCCTGCGCGGGTTCGGCGACGCGGGCAACGATCACGGGCCGGGCTGAAGTGGGGAGTGGGGAGTGGGATGGCAGAATGATTCGGGGCAGAATGATAAGTCAGACAATCAGCCCGGAAGACACCTTGCAGGATTCAACCCGCATTCCGCCCACATCGTTTTGCCCACATCCTTCTGCCATTCATTCCGGACTGCCCAAACGTTTTTCTATGGCGCAAGACGCTTGCGTTCCCAGTCGTCGTCGTCGTCGTCGGGTTCGTAACAGATCCGGTCGTGCAGTCGGTTCGGACGTCCCTGCCAGAATTCGAAACGTGTCGGTTTGACACGGTAGCTTACCCAGGCTGCCAAAAAGGTGTCGGACACCTTTTTCAGGGTGCAAGGCGTTTGCGTTCCCAGTCTTGGTGTTCGTCGGGTTCGTAACAGATTCGATCGTGCAGTCGGTTCGGACGTCCCTGCCAGAATTCGAAACGCGTCGGTTTGACGCGGTAGCCTCCCCAGAAACTTGGCAGCGGCACTTCTTTGGACGCGAATCGCTGTTTCATTTCCTGCATTTTGGCTTCCAAGAGCGACCGTGATGACACGACCTCGCTTTGGTGCGAAACCCACGCGCCGAGTCGGCTGCCACGTGGTCGTGTCATGAAATACTTCAGCGATTCCGCGGTACTGACCCGCTCGGCCGTCCCGCCGATTTCGACTTGCCTCTGCAAGGGCAGCCACTGAAACAGGATGGAGACGCGCGCATTGAGTGCGATATGTCGCGCCTTTCGACTGCCGTGATTGGTAAAGAAGACAAATCCGGTCGCATCGAAGTACTTCAACAACACCGTCCGTTGCGTCGGCTGGCCATCGGGATCGACCGTGGACAAGACCATCGCGTTGGGTTCCAGCAATGCAGCCGTTGTCGCTTGTCGGTACCAATGCTCGAATTGAACCAAGGGGCTCGGATCGACATGATCGATGTCGAGTGATTGGAGTGCATATTCCTGACGAAGATGTGATAGATCCATCGGCTCTGACGCGAAATCGATTGCTTGGGAATGGTTTCAATCGTGAACATGCTTCGATAGCCTTCGTCCCTCACTCGGGTGAATTGCGGCAATCTGATGCAGCGACAAAACAGGCGAACGCAAACGATACCGCGAAGCCTCCGAGCCGTTTGAAACAATCGACTCGGGTGTTTCGGATTTTGCATGCTTCTGCGCGTGCTTTCGAACAGGGGATGCCCTATAATCCCCCCAGCGGGCTGGTTTGTTTTGTTGCCAAACGCGGATCGAAAAGGGGGGGATGGGGGCCATGTCAAATGAAGCAGGCCAGACACGAGACGGGGAATCCGGATTTCGCAGACTGCGCGACGCGATCGGCGACAACCTGTTCCTGATCATCGCGTCGTGCGTTTCGGTGTTCATGCTGTTTTTCGTGCCGCAGGTCACCAATTTGATTCGGCCGACGCCCAGCTGGAATCTGTGGACGTTCTGGT
Encoded here:
- a CDS encoding pyridoxine 5'-phosphate oxidase C-terminal domain-containing protein, translating into MSDTFLAAWVSYRVKPTRFEFWQGRPNRLHDRICYEPDDDDDDWERKRLAP
- the pdxH gene encoding pyridoxamine 5'-phosphate oxidase, producing MDLSHLRQEYALQSLDIDHVDPSPLVQFEHWYRQATTAALLEPNAMVLSTVDPDGQPTQRTVLLKYFDATGFVFFTNHGSRKARHIALNARVSILFQWLPLQRQVEIGGTAERVSTAESLKYFMTRPRGSRLGAWVSHQSEVVSSRSLLEAKMQEMKQRFASKEVPLPSFWGGYRVKPTRFEFWQGRPNRLHDRICYEPDEHQDWERKRLAP